The following nucleotide sequence is from Acyrthosiphon pisum isolate AL4f chromosome A2, pea_aphid_22Mar2018_4r6ur, whole genome shotgun sequence.
aaattaatcataacaaatattataatttaatctcaattcaaagtttgaatttgcatgaAAATACTAGATGTTgaccaattatttttaagttatatgaaaaaaacatattatttcatttttgcttctgaaacattaaaatgaatatgaaaatataagaggaataaaactttaaaagtaaattaaatgtttgtgcAAATGCAATAATTTTGTGGATGACAATATGGCATAGTAATAGTCTAAAATCATtaggtaataaatacaataagaaGAAAACATTCTACTATAAAAGGTACATATCACATATCAATAATCAAATGATTCTAAAAATTGATTGTCCATAGAAttggtttaaatattgaataattacataaattagttacataggtattattaatttttaacttactgttcttcaataaatattttagtgtcCATGACTTCCTTTGTTGAAGTAATATAGCCATTCATACCAAAATACATTAATGTGGCCCAGCATGCAgcaattatacctaataaattatactattataaataatttagaaataaaattattcacatatttcaaaaatgttttttatgtagataaatataattacccCCAGACCTTGATCCGCTAACAGTTGGTGAACCATAATGCCCACCAGGCCATTCAGTGCATACGTAATATTGGTtatgtctatattttttatcagaatACAATATAACTGATGAACCTTTAGGCGCATATCCATACTAATGTGTGATTTAAGAtgatgcaatttaaaataattttatttagtacaacattattttgatattaaaatagataattataactttaaaaaaataccttatGTGTATCAGCAGATATACTTGTAACGCCTggcaaattaaaatcaaaaggaGGTAATGGAAAACCAGCTTGTGGCATAAATGCTGCTATGAAACCACCTAAACAACAATCAACGTGGactggaatattatatttaagaccCAAAGCTGATATTGCTTCTATATCATCTGATGTTCCATATGGAAAATTAGGAAATGATCCAACTAACTGTAAGTAAAGTATAAAGTTAggtatgtacaattaataataatatattttatgtttattacttttatataaatattatggaataaaacatttagttaaaatttaaaatattcaaaaagcaTATTCAATCacaatctatttaaaaaatgtttgtgctaaatattatatttattaaaaataattgcacacttgttagttttaataaggTGATctaccaaatattttaaatcttataatttattgaaaaactttattgtatgtaaatattatacattgaaatacctattaaattaaaatgtcttaatgtgttctttcaatttattaattttaactttgaagtgatacaattttattacaataatttgtgtattaaactatagtaaaatatatctctattttttgattttgaactctATTTCATACAGAAATCTATTAATTTCATGAGTTACgagtatgatataaaataaacattatatacttCATAGATAATATGAATAAGAAAGTAAAATGTAAGAATTTATGATTTAAGATTTgaacacaaatttaatttgatcacaatatacaacattttaaaaaattgtactcagaatttttataatgaacaaaggttagaaattaaaatcattttctgagtatgattattgtttagtaaaatataagcAGACACTGCTCAATTATTCAACATGCCTAGGcaattcttcatttttttttactgtattcTTTTTGAGAATTAAATCGGATGGCCAACATTTGTTCAGGGACATGGCAGATGTACAGATAGTAAGGGGAGACAAAAAGTTATTATCTGACACCCGCCCTGGTTGCCTCTTATTTCAAACAGACTATACTATACAGTAACAGTATAATCCATTAATGTTCCTaggtttattataaatcaaaactcTAAAtgctatatttatttagtagctTCACCTAATCAGTTATACAAATacagtatacaaatacaatatatcttttatttacactttatttttttatttattttaataaaactctgAGGTCAACACGGTCAATGGTGGAGGGGGCTAGCCACCCTTCTGGCAACGCCACTGCACTTACTCATAAGTCAGTAAAGTTAAGAAACCTTCATTCACATTCTTTTAAATTTCTATGttagcatttttaatatttctattttgaaaatatctaaCAAAACATAATTAGCTCACCAGTAATGTATTCTTAGTTATTGCATTTtccattttctttaaatttactgTATAAGTATCAGGATGTAAACTAATGTGTATAATTTTGATACCAAAATAAGAAGCAGCTTTATCAAATGCAGGGTGTGCTGATCGTGGAACTATTATTTCACCTTTTTTAATACCACATTCATTTCTTCCAAAATCTCTATAAGCTTTACATGCCATTACAATTGACTCTGTTCCACCACTTgtcatcttaaaaaaaaagagttattaattactatattttgtttctttttgtaATAACTTACTGTTCCACAACTATTTGAATCCCCATGAAATAGATTTACAACTAAACGTACAACTTCTGCTTCCATCTTACAAATTCCTGGAAATATATCTGAGTGTAAAGGATTTGTGTATGAAGCAAGTCCATATACTTCAGTGAGTAACTTAATTAATTcttcgtcataataatatatagcaccAGAAATAAACCCCTCTTTCCAATTGTATTTACCTAAAAAAGGTAAATTTTGGaaataatgtatgttattttactaaaaatactaTATCTTACCAagatttaaatacctatttacagttttaattaattcatctCGAGAAATTCCTTGTGATGGGAGTTCAACAACATATTTTTCACTCTTTGTATTTTCGATTACTTCATTTTCAAATAAGTCTGAAATTTTCTTAGTTTCTTCTTCAacttgttttttgaattttggtatttttttaatttgagtaaacgtaaatttttttaatctgttaTACAAACCTATTAATGTAACCAGAAATtagtaatgattatttaatgagtgggtaaatgtattgtaaccagattatatcaaaatattagaaGTATTTTTGTCACATACGTGGCATTGAATAATTAGATAAccacttatacaatattaaatacagcttgaatatttttagagtattttagaaaatgttttctACCACGAAgagtaaataggtaaataaacaaagaaattcagtaaaaatgtaCGTTATTGCTTGGTATTAAAAATTCCatactataatacaaaataatgattatatttaccAAATCTCctcacatttattatattatattgtacctgcataatattacataacaacaaattttaaattcctgATTGTCCCTAACTCAAAATCTAACAGTATGCATGAATCTAAAAAGACACCAGCATTACGtttcattatattgtaaattgaatttcaaatgaaGTGAATAAATTACCCGCCGAAATCTCACTttaaaccaacaaaaaaaaaaaatccagcaAATACCACTActcctagtattttttttttactatatttctattccttttaatttacattaatatttaatagcatgtgttatattttatatatttactaaaagaGTGTTTACCCgttgttcaataaataaataaatcactacagcagaaaatacaaaataaagataagatataatatttaaaatataagatttgatACCGGATATAGGCAAACATTACTACAATAGGAAatagaataagaataatataaaaa
It contains:
- the LOC100162296 gene encoding sphingosine-1-phosphate lyase, with amino-acid sequence MDLVKNGILLCKNSVNNLFGQSEPWQVASISASSVLTSIWLWNFLFQDESLYNRLKKFTFTQIKKIPKFKKQVEEETKKISDLFENEVIENTKSEKYVVELPSQGISRDELIKTVNRYLNLGKYNWKEGFISGAIYYYDEELIKLLTEVYGLASYTNPLHSDIFPGICKMEAEVVRLVVNLFHGDSNSCGTMTSGGTESIVMACKAYRDFGRNECGIKKGEIIVPRSAHPAFDKAASYFGIKIIHISLHPDTYTVNLKKMENAITKNTLLLVGSFPNFPYGTSDDIEAISALGLKYNIPVHVDCCLGGFIAAFMPQAGFPLPPFDFNLPGVTSISADTHKYGYAPKGSSVILYSDKKYRHNQYYVCTEWPGGHYGSPTVSGSRSGGIIAACWATLMYFGMNGYITSTKEVMDTKIFIEEQLRSMKGIFIFGKPTTSVIAIGSDDFNIYRLSDALNSRGWNLNTLQFPIGIHICITHLHTKPGVASLFIEDLRQELIEILKTPNVELTGKMAMYGMSATLPDRTIVGDITRYFIDAMYYTPK